One part of the Mariniblastus fucicola genome encodes these proteins:
- a CDS encoding right-handed parallel beta-helix repeat-containing protein — protein MYEPGSFRQVASDINVGLPGRMWFRTTYADQGLGYQGAYLTVGGKRHLMEDRWDGRWLGEARVHYGLEEGGFFANVGVERVFSLESAGADLVGGVWYDYDGDKQGPYAHNFSQVSINAAIKTKKWDLIGNGYFPVGVTDYSTAGPSGTNVFFGSNILLTPGIDSALRGFDVTLRMRPKYLAFGNGVVDFGGYGYSSDSVDFFGGGRARLGFQAKSGMMIMAEVNHDERFETTGSLGLSWAFGAPGAAGSTGRGIGNDLDETVRGDHIVRFNQSFELAMDPATGQAYNVRHVNNTADPAFEDGTYESPYASLASAEAASIEGDIIFVDRGDGSRQGLNTGLVMKDRQQLLGVGGTNIIPIQDGRFFLIPGEGARPVISNPGGTNVVTLANDTTVRGVNIDGSGALNGIHGDNISNGTIEDVNVFSSGQHGLSLDMVGGDWDIKRASFSNNVVDGIYVRNTTDNSSVFTIENVVADGNGFDGIHFDNYRGSQLRLFNNTTSTNGRHGVYIKDYVGAGLDLDIITHTALDNGGTGVFIDGGDGDLNIVNSTISGNGVNGLHILNWSNSIDGDSTFIGNTTGGSTTLGGNQSTNLVVEINDPGKTQDVLVTGISIVGGGRGVYGSAAGIGTELNMSIVDNGEFSQHLTDGLRFEAKNSGTLNVLVENEAFPLLLNDNAQSTGAGIAFFADGPLGQPVSKLNAVVRNVSINNDGEVGFTTTVIGPFGPDGVSVDGTGTSRINLVMEDSRIESAGGIAVDIDNDGNGDVNNIFFDNLVIRSDIGVSLISDGGSFVDFALLNSDIQSNGNIRPIAQGGSEDDAQEGGDPFADFVGDFGFVALVTGDAGGGLDNLTRIQFSNNFIRDFTFDAVSIEAAGDAQLLAYINSNQILRNGPGVDNEVEFPDDPATNGTDFLTVAEDQLDFHDGIDILAGGNSQISFRMNANDLVNNYELGLNLNTIDSGTINGSINFNNFANDIGQDADATAVNVSTSFIEDLSANNFLNGTMCLDLSSNSFRSLATFNQFSTNPFRVELDGATNGSEVLTGPGVVTNSVGVCEGLISDEELFFTAAGFIDADTPPGGGFAPLDHD, from the coding sequence GTGTACGAGCCAGGCAGTTTTCGCCAGGTTGCGTCTGATATTAACGTAGGCCTACCGGGCCGCATGTGGTTTCGGACCACCTATGCGGATCAGGGACTTGGCTACCAGGGAGCCTATTTAACGGTCGGCGGAAAACGCCACTTGATGGAAGACCGTTGGGACGGCCGCTGGCTTGGTGAAGCCCGTGTGCACTACGGACTGGAAGAAGGAGGGTTCTTCGCCAACGTCGGCGTCGAACGCGTCTTCTCGCTTGAGTCCGCAGGTGCGGATTTGGTCGGAGGAGTCTGGTACGACTACGACGGTGACAAGCAAGGTCCCTATGCTCACAACTTCTCACAGGTTTCGATCAACGCAGCGATCAAAACAAAAAAATGGGATCTGATCGGTAACGGTTACTTCCCGGTCGGAGTCACCGACTATTCGACGGCAGGCCCAAGCGGAACCAACGTTTTCTTCGGCAGCAACATTTTGCTTACGCCGGGAATCGACTCGGCCCTTCGCGGCTTCGATGTCACGCTTCGCATGCGTCCCAAATATCTGGCTTTCGGAAACGGAGTCGTTGACTTTGGTGGATACGGATACAGTTCTGACTCAGTTGACTTCTTCGGCGGCGGTCGTGCACGACTCGGATTTCAAGCCAAGAGCGGCATGATGATTATGGCCGAAGTCAACCACGACGAACGATTCGAAACAACCGGATCGCTGGGACTGTCATGGGCATTCGGAGCACCGGGAGCTGCTGGTAGCACGGGACGCGGAATCGGCAACGATCTCGACGAAACGGTTCGCGGCGACCACATCGTTCGATTCAACCAGAGCTTCGAACTGGCAATGGATCCTGCAACAGGCCAAGCCTACAACGTTCGACACGTGAACAATACAGCTGACCCTGCTTTCGAGGACGGTACTTACGAGTCACCTTACGCTTCACTCGCATCCGCTGAAGCGGCCAGTATCGAAGGCGACATCATCTTTGTTGATCGCGGCGACGGAAGCCGTCAGGGACTCAACACCGGTTTGGTCATGAAAGATCGACAGCAACTTTTGGGTGTCGGCGGAACAAACATCATCCCGATTCAGGATGGACGGTTCTTCCTCATCCCGGGTGAAGGGGCACGACCAGTCATCTCCAACCCAGGCGGAACGAATGTTGTCACCCTGGCCAACGACACAACCGTCCGCGGTGTCAACATCGATGGCTCAGGAGCATTGAACGGCATCCACGGCGACAATATTAGCAACGGTACAATCGAAGACGTCAACGTCTTCAGCTCGGGACAACACGGTCTTTCGCTCGACATGGTCGGTGGCGACTGGGACATTAAACGAGCCAGCTTCAGCAATAACGTTGTTGACGGTATCTACGTTCGCAACACGACTGACAACTCCTCAGTGTTCACAATTGAGAATGTGGTTGCCGATGGAAACGGATTCGATGGAATTCACTTTGACAACTACCGTGGCAGCCAGCTTCGACTGTTCAACAACACGACCAGCACGAACGGACGACACGGCGTATACATCAAAGACTATGTCGGAGCCGGACTTGATCTGGACATTATCACCCACACCGCACTCGACAATGGAGGCACAGGTGTCTTCATCGACGGCGGGGATGGCGACTTGAACATCGTCAATTCAACCATCTCAGGCAACGGAGTCAACGGACTTCATATCCTGAACTGGTCGAACTCAATCGACGGTGATTCAACCTTCATCGGAAACACCACGGGCGGATCGACGACGCTTGGCGGCAACCAGTCGACGAACCTTGTTGTCGAAATCAACGATCCTGGCAAAACACAAGATGTGCTTGTCACCGGAATCTCAATCGTTGGAGGTGGACGCGGGGTTTATGGTTCAGCAGCAGGCATCGGCACCGAGCTGAACATGTCAATTGTTGACAACGGCGAGTTCTCACAGCATCTCACAGATGGTTTGAGATTCGAAGCCAAGAACAGCGGTACGCTTAACGTACTTGTTGAAAACGAAGCGTTCCCACTGTTGCTCAACGACAACGCTCAAAGCACCGGAGCCGGCATCGCGTTCTTCGCAGATGGACCTTTGGGTCAGCCAGTTTCGAAGCTTAACGCGGTCGTCCGCAACGTCTCCATCAACAACGATGGCGAAGTCGGATTCACGACAACTGTCATCGGGCCATTCGGACCTGATGGAGTTTCGGTTGACGGAACGGGAACTTCCAGAATCAACCTGGTCATGGAAGACTCTCGAATCGAGTCCGCTGGTGGTATCGCTGTCGACATTGACAATGATGGCAACGGCGACGTCAACAACATCTTCTTTGACAACCTTGTGATTCGATCGGACATCGGCGTCTCGCTGATCTCAGACGGTGGGTCATTCGTTGACTTTGCTCTACTCAACTCGGACATCCAGTCAAACGGAAACATTCGTCCGATCGCACAGGGTGGAAGCGAAGACGACGCTCAAGAAGGCGGCGACCCGTTTGCTGACTTCGTCGGCGACTTCGGATTCGTCGCACTGGTTACAGGTGACGCGGGTGGCGGCCTGGACAACCTGACGCGTATCCAGTTCAGCAACAACTTCATTCGCGACTTCACTTTTGACGCTGTCTCGATCGAAGCCGCAGGCGATGCTCAGCTTCTGGCCTACATCAACTCGAACCAGATCCTGAGAAATGGCCCCGGTGTCGACAACGAAGTCGAATTCCCGGATGACCCGGCCACCAACGGTACTGATTTCCTGACCGTTGCCGAAGATCAACTGGACTTCCATGACGGAATCGACATTCTCGCTGGCGGCAACAGCCAGATCAGCTTCCGCATGAATGCCAACGATCTGGTGAACAACTACGAGTTGGGACTGAACCTCAACACCATTGATTCCGGCACGATCAACGGTTCGATCAACTTCAACAACTTTGCCAACGATATTGGACAGGATGCTGACGCAACAGCTGTGAATGTATCAACGTCCTTCATCGAAGACTTGTCAGCCAACAACTTCCTTAACGGAACAATGTGTCTGGATTTGTCATCGAACTCCTTCCGATCGCTGGCAACCTTCAACCAGTTCTCAACCAACCCGTTCCGCGTGGAACTCGATGGTGCGACCAACGGATCTGAGGTCCTGACTGGACCAGGAGTCGTCACGAATTCGGTTGGAGTTTGCGAAGGCCTGATTTCGGACGAAGAACTGTTCTTCACCGCTGCCGGATTCATCGACGCTGACACGCCTCCAGGCGGTGGATTCGCACCTCTGGATCACGACTGA
- a CDS encoding nickel-dependent lactate racemase family protein — protein MSIITQELFDFLPAFSDDGENSGQRDKIESLLKKALAEPVNYPSLSESIFPGDRVTILVQAGLPAAGETLDSLLSMLELSRIETADILVVVPQSMAKVFNLVENTPADPETRMPATYRRMSDTKATPLCFEIHVTDDEQAVSYLAANVQGNPVYVNRSLCDSDVILPLSCLTPGRKQTDCLYPEFSTDETRSRYRKKDDSLSERVAEAELANDSLGLFFSIELICSPGDVIEDIVCGSRTHARQIAAERLKPLWAMEQPDGCDVVVTTVESDADSTAWSSVIRAVNSASQAVADGPIIVWTELSEKPNAKVKAACSAQFEGSVPDSLSKKLQHFASILCERPVYLKSGLSQNVVESLGLGYIESAESAQRIIRPFSKPLLIRDGHLRA, from the coding sequence ATGTCCATCATCACTCAGGAACTGTTCGATTTTTTGCCAGCGTTTTCCGACGACGGCGAAAACTCCGGACAGCGCGACAAAATTGAGTCGCTTTTAAAGAAGGCACTGGCAGAACCGGTCAACTATCCCTCGCTCTCGGAATCGATCTTTCCGGGCGACCGGGTCACGATTCTGGTTCAAGCCGGATTGCCGGCGGCCGGCGAGACTCTCGACAGCCTGCTTTCCATGCTGGAACTTTCGCGAATCGAAACGGCTGACATTTTGGTCGTCGTTCCACAATCCATGGCCAAAGTTTTCAATCTGGTCGAGAACACTCCGGCGGATCCCGAAACCAGAATGCCGGCGACGTATCGCAGGATGTCGGACACGAAAGCGACGCCACTTTGTTTCGAAATCCACGTTACCGATGACGAGCAGGCAGTTTCCTATTTGGCCGCCAACGTTCAGGGCAATCCGGTCTACGTCAATCGCTCGCTCTGCGACAGCGACGTGATTCTGCCGCTCAGCTGCCTCACGCCTGGCCGCAAGCAAACCGACTGCCTGTACCCGGAGTTCAGCACCGACGAAACGCGGTCTCGCTACCGAAAGAAAGACGATTCGTTGAGCGAGCGGGTTGCGGAAGCCGAACTTGCGAACGACTCCTTGGGGCTGTTCTTTTCTATCGAACTGATTTGCAGCCCCGGCGATGTGATCGAGGACATCGTCTGTGGGTCCAGAACTCACGCTCGCCAAATCGCCGCCGAGCGACTCAAACCGCTGTGGGCGATGGAACAGCCAGATGGCTGTGATGTGGTCGTCACGACGGTTGAGTCCGACGCCGATTCGACAGCCTGGTCAAGCGTCATTCGCGCCGTCAATTCCGCTTCGCAAGCCGTTGCTGATGGCCCGATCATCGTCTGGACCGAGCTTTCGGAGAAACCAAACGCGAAAGTCAAAGCCGCTTGTTCGGCTCAGTTTGAGGGTAGCGTTCCCGATTCGCTGTCAAAGAAACTGCAGCACTTTGCCAGCATTCTTTGCGAGCGCCCTGTTTACCTGAAGTCCGGACTTTCACAGAACGTGGTCGAAAGCCTTGGTCTGGGCTACATCGAATCCGCCGAGTCCGCTCAGCGAATCATTCGCCCATTTTCGAAACCGCTGCTTATCCGCGACGGCCATTTGCGGGCTTAA
- a CDS encoding LamG-like jellyroll fold domain-containing protein, translated as MAKARKSNRNLAKTGQAGAQPLQGIQKVALWSVPAVFAIFLACAGTLAYLYFSKPATVAKVPSDRTPNENVESSLAEQDPLLNDDQPKNYPTENLTTTTEGLVDAESAKEPSSEPAAAESGSQSDPQTSASPADVVAAEPEPKEAGDATGPENSLSDPSTTSSATPPAPSTPIEVTLNAKTIVSLVCDDGKISFSGPTELKFVDSQPTLQVTEESGVKFAHLLFDGMDQSAELPPVSRSQGSLEMVAKLPSQNTSIFLDSNYQRLTLRKNRDGLRWRVAGVQKPDKIRDVSKPVDFDQWHHIVVTWKSGGAAILYVDGIEYDRFNYIHEQPHFAEYEDVVLGRTRGPNSRFYECRIHRYKVFDQPIPAADVAKLNQAIRQTYPFIFR; from the coding sequence ATGGCCAAGGCACGAAAATCCAATCGAAACCTCGCAAAGACAGGACAAGCTGGGGCGCAACCGCTGCAGGGAATTCAAAAAGTGGCCCTGTGGTCGGTGCCTGCAGTTTTCGCAATCTTCCTCGCTTGCGCCGGCACGTTGGCATACCTGTACTTCAGCAAGCCGGCGACGGTTGCGAAAGTTCCATCTGACAGAACTCCCAACGAAAACGTCGAATCGTCGTTGGCTGAGCAAGACCCGCTGCTGAATGACGACCAGCCCAAGAACTATCCGACGGAGAATCTGACAACGACGACGGAAGGATTGGTTGACGCCGAATCGGCGAAAGAGCCTTCGTCCGAGCCAGCGGCTGCCGAATCCGGCTCACAATCCGATCCGCAAACTTCGGCAAGTCCTGCTGATGTGGTTGCGGCAGAGCCTGAGCCTAAAGAAGCAGGGGACGCGACGGGCCCGGAGAACTCTCTGTCGGATCCGTCGACAACTTCATCGGCGACGCCACCCGCGCCTTCGACGCCGATCGAAGTTACGTTGAACGCCAAGACAATTGTTTCGCTGGTTTGCGATGATGGAAAAATTTCCTTCTCCGGCCCGACGGAACTCAAGTTCGTGGACAGCCAACCGACGTTGCAAGTCACCGAGGAATCGGGCGTCAAGTTCGCGCATCTGCTTTTTGACGGAATGGATCAGTCCGCCGAACTTCCTCCTGTTTCCAGATCGCAAGGCAGCCTGGAAATGGTGGCCAAACTTCCGTCGCAAAACACGAGCATCTTTCTTGACAGCAACTATCAGCGTCTGACCCTTCGCAAGAATCGGGACGGGTTACGTTGGCGAGTCGCTGGTGTTCAAAAGCCAGACAAAATCAGAGACGTCTCGAAACCGGTGGACTTTGACCAGTGGCACCATATCGTGGTCACGTGGAAATCTGGCGGAGCCGCAATCCTGTATGTTGACGGCATTGAGTACGATCGATTCAACTACATTCACGAGCAACCGCACTTTGCGGAATACGAGGATGTCGTCCTCGGTCGAACCCGGGGCCCCAACTCGCGTTTCTACGAGTGCCGAATCCACCGCTACAAGGTGTTTGATCAGCCGATTCCGGCCGCCGATGTGGCCAAGCTGAACCAGGCGATCCGCCAAACGTATCCATTCATTTTCAGATAA